One window of Trifolium pratense cultivar HEN17-A07 linkage group LG5, ARS_RC_1.1, whole genome shotgun sequence genomic DNA carries:
- the LOC123883939 gene encoding pentatricopeptide repeat-containing protein At4g21065 isoform X2 has protein sequence MKRRDAFCYTAMIGGFAIHGYGNQALELYRKMKFKGLVPDDATFVVTMFACSHGGLVEEGLEIFESMKEVHGVQPKLEHYGCLIDLLGRAGRLKEAEERLQGMAMKPNAVLWRSLLGAARLHGNVDVGEVALKKLIELEPETSGNYVLLSNMYAIVGRWNDVKRVRTLMKHHGVNKLPGFSLVEINGAMHEFLTGDKTHPFSKEIYLKIAEINRKLQEYGHNARTAEVLFDVEDEDKEGVLSYHSERLAIAFVLIASPSGLAIRIIKNLRVCGDCHAFTKLISVAYRREIIVRDRNRFHHFKDGSCSCLDYW, from the exons ATGAAGAGAAG GGATGCATTTTGTTATACTGCGATGATTGGGGGTTTTGCTATTCATGGTTATGGGAATCAGGCTCTTGAACTTTATCGAAAGATGAAGTTTAAGGGTTTAGTTCCTGATGATGCAACTTTTGTGGTTACTATGTTTGCATGCTCTCATGGTGGATTAGTGGAGGAAGGGTTGGAGATTTTTGAGTCGATGAAGGAGGTTCATGGTGTGCAACCGAAACTCGAGCATTACGGATGCTTGATTGATCTTCTGGGTCGAGCTGGGCGGTTAAAGGAAGCAGAGGAACGGTTACAAGGTATGGCGATGAAACCAAATGCGGTATTATGGAGGTCTTTACTTGGTGCCGCAAGACTTCATGGAAATGTAGATGTTGGAGAAGTTGctcttaaaaagttaatagaattgGAGCCAGAAACTAGTGGAAACTATGTGCTTTTGTCGAATATGTATGCTATTGTTGGTAGGTGGAACGATGTTAAGAGAGTGAGGACGCTGATGAAACATCATGGTGTTAACAAGTTACCGGGTTTTAGCTTAGTGGAGATAAATGGTGCAATGCATGAGTTTCTTACAGGTGACAAAACTCATccattttcaaaagaaatatatttgaAGATTGCTGAGATTAATAGAAAACTACAAGAATATGGTCACAATGCAAGAACTGCAGAGGTTTTGTTTGATGTGGAAGACGAAGATAAGGAAGGGGTACTTTCTTACCATAGTGAAAGGCTTGCAATAGCATTTGTTCTTATAGCATCTCCTTCAGGTTTAGCTATAAGAATTATTAAAAACCTTCGAGTTTGTGGGGATTGTCACGCGTTTACCAAGCTAATATCAGTGGCGTATCGTAGAGAGATTATAGTTAGAGATCGAAATCGGTTTCATCATTTTAAAGACGGGAGTTGCTCTTGTCTAGATTACTGGTGA
- the LOC123883939 gene encoding pentatricopeptide repeat-containing protein At5g43790 isoform X1, translating into MKPKTHIFNHPIIQSLQKCKNFNSLKQIHAQIITTSLSFQTYCLSHLINITSKFDLTYALTIFNYIPNPTIFLYNTLISSLINQSSENNIHLAFTLYNKILTHQNLQPNSFTFPSLFKACCFNPSLFQYGPLLHTHVLKFLLPPFDNFVQASLLNFYAKYGKLCVSRYIFDQINQPDLATWNIILGAYANNVNYHSYSNSFDDANFSFEALYLFNDMQVAQIRPNEVTFVALIRACSNLGALSQGFWVHCFVLRNKINVNRFLGTALVYMYSKCGCLNLACQLFDKMPENDRDAFCYTAMIGGFAIHGYGNQALELYRKMKFKGLVPDDATFVVTMFACSHGGLVEEGLEIFESMKEVHGVQPKLEHYGCLIDLLGRAGRLKEAEERLQGMAMKPNAVLWRSLLGAARLHGNVDVGEVALKKLIELEPETSGNYVLLSNMYAIVGRWNDVKRVRTLMKHHGVNKLPGFSLVEINGAMHEFLTGDKTHPFSKEIYLKIAEINRKLQEYGHNARTAEVLFDVEDEDKEGVLSYHSERLAIAFVLIASPSGLAIRIIKNLRVCGDCHAFTKLISVAYRREIIVRDRNRFHHFKDGSCSCLDYW; encoded by the coding sequence ATGAAACCCAAAACCCACATATTTAATCACCCAATAATCCAATCATTACAAAAATGCAAAAACTTCAATTCCCTTAAACAAATTCATGCCCAAATTATAACAACTTCTCTTTCATTTCAAACCTATTGTCTTAGTCACCTCATTAACATAACCTCAAAATTCGATTTAACCTATGCTTTAACTATCTTTAATTATATCCCAAACCCAACAATTTTTCTCTATAATACACTCATTTCATCATTGATTAATCAAAGTAGTGAAAATAATATCCATTTAGCATTCACACTTTATAACAAAATTCTTACACATCAAAATCTTCAACCTAATAGTTTCACTTTTCCTTCACTTTTCAAGGCTTGTTGTTTTAACCCATCATTGTTTCAATATGGTCCATTACTTCACACacatgttttgaaatttttgttaccaccttttgataattttgttcaAGCTTCATTGCTTAATTTCTATGCAAAATATGGGAAATTGTGTGTTTCTAGATATATATTTGATCAAATTAATCAACCTGATTTGGCCACGTGGAATATTATTTTGGGTGCTTATGCAAATAATGTGAATTATCATAGTTACTCAAATAGTTTTGATGATGCTAATTTTTCATTTGAGGCATTGTATTTGTTTAATGATATGCAAGTGGCTCAAATTAGACCTAATGAAGTTACATTTGTTGCATTGATTAGAGCATGTTCTAATTTAGGTGCTCTTAGTCAAGGATTTTGGGTTCATTGTTTTGTGTTAAGGAATAAGATTAACGTTAATAGGTTTCTTGGAACTGCATTGGTTTATATGTATTCAAAATGTGGATGTTTGAATCTTGCATGTCAactgtttgataaaatgccTGAAAATGATAGGGATGCATTTTGTTATACTGCGATGATTGGGGGTTTTGCTATTCATGGTTATGGGAATCAGGCTCTTGAACTTTATCGAAAGATGAAGTTTAAGGGTTTAGTTCCTGATGATGCAACTTTTGTGGTTACTATGTTTGCATGCTCTCATGGTGGATTAGTGGAGGAAGGGTTGGAGATTTTTGAGTCGATGAAGGAGGTTCATGGTGTGCAACCGAAACTCGAGCATTACGGATGCTTGATTGATCTTCTGGGTCGAGCTGGGCGGTTAAAGGAAGCAGAGGAACGGTTACAAGGTATGGCGATGAAACCAAATGCGGTATTATGGAGGTCTTTACTTGGTGCCGCAAGACTTCATGGAAATGTAGATGTTGGAGAAGTTGctcttaaaaagttaatagaattgGAGCCAGAAACTAGTGGAAACTATGTGCTTTTGTCGAATATGTATGCTATTGTTGGTAGGTGGAACGATGTTAAGAGAGTGAGGACGCTGATGAAACATCATGGTGTTAACAAGTTACCGGGTTTTAGCTTAGTGGAGATAAATGGTGCAATGCATGAGTTTCTTACAGGTGACAAAACTCATccattttcaaaagaaatatatttgaAGATTGCTGAGATTAATAGAAAACTACAAGAATATGGTCACAATGCAAGAACTGCAGAGGTTTTGTTTGATGTGGAAGACGAAGATAAGGAAGGGGTACTTTCTTACCATAGTGAAAGGCTTGCAATAGCATTTGTTCTTATAGCATCTCCTTCAGGTTTAGCTATAAGAATTATTAAAAACCTTCGAGTTTGTGGGGATTGTCACGCGTTTACCAAGCTAATATCAGTGGCGTATCGTAGAGAGATTATAGTTAGAGATCGAAATCGGTTTCATCATTTTAAAGACGGGAGTTGCTCTTGTCTAGATTACTGGTGA